From Halomarina salina, the proteins below share one genomic window:
- a CDS encoding potassium channel family protein produces the protein MNGTAVIVGGGRVGRHTATQLIDHGYTVTVVERDAEKCETLATQQVGHVVEGDGEDRAILEEAGVADADVVAALTDHTPTNVIVCGLAREIAPEIRTLARVAYDGERDYQHLAAIDDIVYPAAAAADIAADHLLRQK, from the coding sequence ATGAACGGCACCGCAGTCATCGTCGGAGGCGGTCGCGTCGGTCGACACACCGCGACGCAACTCATCGACCACGGCTACACGGTCACCGTCGTCGAACGCGACGCCGAAAAGTGCGAGACGCTGGCGACCCAGCAGGTCGGTCACGTCGTCGAGGGCGACGGCGAGGACCGTGCTATCCTCGAAGAGGCGGGCGTCGCAGACGCGGACGTCGTCGCCGCGCTCACCGACCACACGCCGACGAACGTCATCGTCTGCGGGCTAGCCCGCGAAATCGCTCCGGAGATCCGGACGCTCGCCCGCGTCGCCTACGACGGCGAACGCGACTACCAGCACCTCGCCGCCATCGACGACATCGTCTACCCGGCCGCCGCCGCCGCGGACATCGCTGCGGACCACCTTCTCCGTCAGAAGTAA